The following proteins are co-located in the Silene latifolia isolate original U9 population chromosome 1, ASM4854445v1, whole genome shotgun sequence genome:
- the LOC141653416 gene encoding uncharacterized protein LOC141653416: MVLLRSFSTFSHTSGLQMNSSKTNAYFNGVSSWIKKDILEISGFQEGHLPFRYLGVPITCGRMTNSDCSILVEKLVSRIRSFGTNKLSYSGRLVLVTSVLTALYNYWVNIFVIPKGVLNKINSICRNYLWDGGVDYLRAPRTDFWLSLVLLIGK, encoded by the exons ATGGTTCTCTTAAGATCTTTCTCAACTTTTTCTCATACCTCTGGGCTCCAAATGAATTCTTCCAAGACTAATGCCTATTTTAATGGAGTTTCAAGCTGGATTAAGAAGGATATTCTAGAGATCTCTGGATTCCAGGAGGGTCATTTACCATTCAGATACCTTGGGGTACCTATTACTTGTGGAAGAATGACAAACTCAGACTGTAGTATTCTGGTGGAGAAGTTGGTAAGCAGGATTAGAAGTTTTGGGACTAATAAACTCTCTTACTCTGGTAGATTGGTATTAGTAACATCTGTATTGACTGCACTTTACAACTACTGGGTTAATATTTTTGTCATCCCAAAAGGAGTGCTTAACAAAATCAATTCCATCTGCAGGAATTACCTGTGGGATGGAGGGGTTGATTATCTTAGAGCCCCAAGG ACTGATTTCTGGCTCTCCTTGGTTCTGCTGATCGGGAAGTAG